A single genomic interval of Chitinophaga sp. 180180018-3 harbors:
- a CDS encoding ATP-binding protein, whose amino-acid sequence MPLSSKKHILMIDDDEDDFFLVNALLQDISPDQYVLQWVSSYKEGLLAIESRAHDLYLVDYRLGAHTGIDVLHHFRNLGYKAPVILFTGKGDYLIDKEAMQAGAADYLVKSEITAALLERAIRYTLDKFGHLLAIEKSEKRYFSIFEKSNDLILLADAGLRIVAANPAALNILKYEEEELYSCHLHHLFADESLVKEFQEQLQTNEGVVQKEYIFKSKLRQQLDVMINASLLDEKKQLYLIIIQDITARKRKEREKQQQEKFAITGRIARLIAHEVRNPLTNILLAVSQLKIEPAGATEDAQLYLDIMERNCHRINHLVTELLQSTRMTELNMLPQGLNVLLEKALLLAADRLQLNNITVSQVWCDPDCMILADEDKLLIAFLNIIINGIEAMKAGEGQLSLQSWQDSDRAFVRISDNGSGISQQNVPKLFEPFFTSKTKGTGLGLTATQNIILQHKGTIAVDSELGKGSTFIISFPIADND is encoded by the coding sequence ATGCCCTTAAGTAGCAAGAAACATATTCTGATGATCGATGATGACGAAGATGATTTTTTCCTCGTAAACGCTTTGTTGCAGGATATTTCGCCAGATCAGTATGTTTTGCAGTGGGTATCGTCCTATAAAGAAGGGCTGCTGGCAATTGAATCCCGGGCACATGATCTGTACCTGGTAGACTATCGGTTGGGAGCTCACACGGGAATCGACGTGTTGCATCATTTCCGCAATCTGGGCTATAAAGCCCCGGTTATATTGTTTACCGGGAAAGGCGATTACCTGATCGATAAGGAAGCTATGCAGGCCGGTGCGGCCGATTATCTGGTGAAGAGTGAAATCACTGCTGCCCTGCTGGAAAGGGCGATACGTTATACCCTCGATAAGTTCGGCCACCTGCTGGCAATTGAGAAAAGTGAGAAACGCTACTTCAGCATCTTCGAAAAATCGAACGACCTGATTCTGCTGGCAGATGCAGGCCTCCGGATTGTGGCCGCTAATCCCGCTGCACTGAACATCCTGAAATACGAGGAAGAAGAATTGTATAGCTGCCACCTGCATCATCTTTTTGCAGATGAAAGCCTGGTGAAGGAATTCCAGGAACAGCTTCAAACCAATGAAGGAGTTGTGCAGAAGGAATACATCTTCAAAAGTAAATTACGGCAGCAACTGGATGTCATGATCAACGCTTCTCTATTGGATGAGAAGAAACAATTATACCTCATCATCATCCAGGATATTACCGCCCGTAAGCGTAAGGAACGGGAGAAGCAACAGCAGGAGAAATTCGCCATTACCGGGCGTATAGCCAGGCTGATTGCACATGAAGTACGTAATCCGCTTACTAATATACTGCTGGCAGTATCGCAGCTTAAAATTGAACCTGCAGGCGCTACCGAAGATGCACAACTGTACCTGGATATCATGGAGCGGAACTGCCACCGTATCAATCACCTGGTAACAGAATTGCTGCAGTCTACAAGGATGACGGAATTGAATATGCTGCCGCAGGGACTGAATGTATTATTGGAAAAAGCATTGCTGCTGGCCGCCGACAGGTTGCAGCTGAATAATATTACAGTCAGCCAGGTCTGGTGTGATCCGGATTGTATGATATTAGCCGATGAAGACAAATTGCTGATCGCTTTCCTGAATATCATTATTAACGGCATTGAGGCCATGAAGGCGGGCGAAGGTCAGCTTAGCCTGCAATCCTGGCAGGACTCCGACCGTGCATTTGTTCGTATATCCGATAACGGTAGTGGAATCTCTCAGCAGAATGTACCCAAATTATTTGAACCATTTTTTACCAGCAAAACCAAAGGCACAGGGCTTGGACTTACAGCTACTCAAAACATCATCCTACAGCATAAAGGCACGATAGCAGTTGACAGCGAGCTGGGAAAAGGCAGTACCTTTATTATCAGTTTCCCGATTGCGGATAATGATTAG
- a CDS encoding S1-like domain-containing RNA-binding protein, translated as MIKVGEYNLLRVKKEADFGVYLEGVDQEILLPSRFVPKGTKIGDELEVFLYHDSENRLIATTQRPYGIAGDIVMLKVVSATRQGAFLDWGLMKDLFVPQSQQLTRMAPGQEYLVKIYIDELTGRLAATEKIDRYLSNENLTIKEKDQVDLVAYRRTDIGYVVIINNQHTGILHHNEIFRAVDIGDKFTGFIRQIRDGKIDVIAGKPGFDKVEDEGEKILRLLEENNGYLPYYDKSTPEEIQEFFGMSKKTFKMTIGSLYKQRKIELTQGGIRKADH; from the coding sequence ATGATAAAGGTGGGTGAATACAACCTGTTGAGGGTTAAAAAAGAAGCAGATTTTGGCGTATACCTGGAAGGAGTAGACCAGGAAATATTGCTCCCGTCGAGGTTTGTACCTAAAGGAACCAAAATCGGTGACGAGCTGGAAGTGTTTCTGTACCACGACTCTGAAAACCGGCTTATTGCCACCACCCAGCGTCCTTACGGTATAGCCGGAGATATTGTAATGCTCAAAGTAGTCAGCGCCACCCGGCAGGGAGCGTTCCTCGACTGGGGCCTGATGAAAGACCTTTTCGTGCCACAGTCGCAACAACTGACCCGCATGGCTCCCGGCCAGGAATACCTCGTAAAAATATACATCGATGAACTGACCGGCCGGCTTGCCGCTACCGAAAAAATCGACCGGTACCTCAGCAACGAAAACCTCACTATAAAAGAAAAAGACCAGGTAGATCTGGTCGCGTACCGCCGCACAGATATCGGCTATGTGGTGATCATCAACAACCAGCATACCGGGATATTACATCATAATGAGATATTCCGTGCCGTTGATATCGGCGATAAATTCACTGGATTCATCCGCCAGATCCGTGATGGTAAAATAGATGTCATAGCTGGTAAACCAGGATTTGATAAAGTAGAAGATGAGGGTGAAAAAATCCTGCGTCTGCTGGAGGAAAACAATGGCTACCTACCTTATTACGACAAATCCACCCCGGAAGAAATACAGGAATTCTTTGGCATGAGCAAGAAAACCTTCAAGATGACCATCGGTAGCCTGTATAAGCAACGTAAAATAGAACTTACGCAGGGAGGCATCCGCAAAGCGGACCACTAA
- a CDS encoding sulfite exporter TauE/SafE family protein, producing MTILSFTLVLLCGAFIAGLLGSLTGLGGGVVIIPLLTLLFHVDIRYAIGTALVASIATSSGSASAYVREGITNIRLGMFLEIATTTGAVVGAFIAVYMPTNVVTIIFGLVLIFSSLMSFRRKMEQTTDDGKSQLAARLRLNNNYPGEDGKEVDYKVHHVPGGYFMMTFAGIMSGLLGIGSGALKVLAMDGIMRIPFKVSTTTSNFMIGVTAAASAVVYLQRGYIAPGLCMPVVLGVLAGALAGSRMLTRANVKWLRIVFSVVISFLALQMIYNGITGKL from the coding sequence ATGACTATTCTATCATTCACCCTGGTCCTTTTATGCGGGGCTTTCATTGCTGGTCTGTTGGGATCGCTGACCGGTTTAGGCGGAGGTGTTGTCATCATTCCCCTGCTTACCTTACTATTTCACGTCGACATCCGTTATGCCATTGGAACAGCCCTGGTGGCATCTATTGCAACTTCTTCCGGTTCAGCTTCTGCTTATGTGCGGGAAGGGATTACCAATATACGGTTGGGAATGTTCCTCGAAATAGCCACCACTACGGGTGCGGTCGTCGGTGCCTTCATTGCGGTATATATGCCTACCAATGTAGTGACGATTATTTTCGGACTCGTGCTGATTTTTTCATCGCTGATGTCGTTCCGCAGGAAGATGGAGCAAACAACAGATGACGGCAAGAGCCAGCTGGCTGCCCGTTTACGTCTTAATAATAATTATCCTGGGGAAGATGGGAAAGAAGTGGATTACAAAGTGCACCATGTGCCGGGAGGATATTTCATGATGACATTCGCAGGTATCATGTCGGGCTTACTAGGTATAGGTTCCGGGGCTTTAAAAGTATTGGCGATGGATGGCATCATGCGTATACCCTTTAAAGTATCCACTACTACCAGCAATTTTATGATCGGCGTTACGGCGGCAGCCAGTGCAGTTGTATATCTGCAGCGGGGTTACATAGCGCCTGGTTTGTGTATGCCGGTAGTATTGGGCGTACTGGCAGGTGCGTTGGCAGGATCGCGGATGCTTACCCGGGCTAATGTGAAATGGTTACGTATAGTCTTTAGCGTAGTGATCAGCTTTCTGGCACTGCAGATGATCTACAATGGTATAACCGGAAAATTATAA
- a CDS encoding DUF1634 domain-containing protein, giving the protein MKKLFSKFLRDQDIEQFIGLQLRVGVIVSSIVVFIGGVIYLIRHGHEQPSYSTFTGVREGLNNLQGIWQGVLENKGMNIIQLGVVLLIATPIIRIAFSVIAFLLEKDYLYVGLTLVVLGVIAYSMLGGIAG; this is encoded by the coding sequence ATGAAGAAGTTATTTTCAAAATTTCTCCGTGATCAGGATATTGAGCAGTTCATCGGACTGCAACTGCGTGTAGGCGTTATCGTTTCCAGCATTGTTGTTTTTATAGGTGGCGTGATATATCTGATCCGTCATGGCCACGAGCAGCCTTCTTATTCTACGTTTACAGGGGTAAGAGAAGGGCTGAATAACCTGCAGGGGATATGGCAGGGCGTGTTAGAGAACAAAGGCATGAACATTATTCAACTGGGGGTTGTGTTGCTGATTGCCACTCCGATCATTCGTATTGCTTTCTCTGTTATTGCATTCCTGTTGGAAAAAGATTATCTCTATGTGGGGCTTACGCTTGTAGTGCTGGGGGTTATTGCATACAGTATGCTGGGAGGGATAGCTGGATAG
- a CDS encoding alpha-L-fucosidase — MNAKNLKRLLLSMVLLAPAIWLPAQSNQSRDQRMQWWREARFGMFIHWGDYAVLAGNYKGHQVGRGGEWIMNRAKIPVAEYQQYAREFNPVKYDPDAWVRAARDAGMKYIVITAKHHDGFAMFKSAASKWNIVDATPYGKDVLKPLAAACKKYGIKLGFYYSQAQDWNNPGGAAARKIAAEGWPNPDSTRIDEYTQAHSGHWDPVQTSVSMSEYINKVAVPQVKELLTNYGEVAVLWWDTPTNMTDEYAQKLQEVLTLQPNIITNDRLKRPNFPGDYKTPEQKIPNAAELDGSDWETCMTMNGTWGYKSYDVKWKSTETLIRNLVDIASKNGNYLLNVGPDALGQIPEGSLTALKGIGQWMKINGASIYGTKGSPLPTQDWGRCTAKEENGKTIIYLHVFNWPANGQLHVPGIKGTVTQARLLANNKQLPTSVSNNELVVSLPDKAPDNIDSVIAVSL, encoded by the coding sequence ATGAATGCTAAAAACCTAAAGCGCTTACTATTATCAATGGTCTTGCTGGCGCCAGCGATATGGCTACCGGCTCAGAGTAACCAGTCCCGCGACCAGCGGATGCAGTGGTGGCGGGAAGCCCGGTTCGGGATGTTCATTCATTGGGGCGATTATGCTGTACTGGCAGGTAACTACAAAGGGCATCAGGTAGGACGCGGAGGAGAATGGATCATGAATCGGGCTAAAATACCGGTTGCTGAATATCAGCAATATGCCCGGGAGTTTAACCCTGTGAAATACGACCCGGATGCCTGGGTAAGAGCTGCCCGTGATGCCGGCATGAAATATATTGTTATTACCGCCAAACACCACGATGGTTTTGCGATGTTCAAATCAGCCGCCAGCAAATGGAATATCGTAGATGCCACTCCTTACGGTAAAGATGTGTTGAAACCGCTCGCTGCAGCGTGTAAGAAATATGGTATTAAACTAGGCTTCTATTACTCCCAGGCGCAGGACTGGAATAATCCAGGTGGCGCTGCTGCCCGCAAGATAGCTGCTGAAGGCTGGCCCAATCCCGATTCCACCAGGATAGACGAATACACCCAGGCACATTCCGGGCATTGGGATCCCGTGCAAACATCTGTCTCCATGTCGGAATACATCAACAAAGTAGCGGTTCCACAGGTAAAAGAACTCCTCACCAATTACGGCGAAGTAGCTGTACTCTGGTGGGATACTCCTACCAACATGACAGATGAATATGCCCAAAAGCTACAGGAGGTGCTGACTTTGCAACCCAATATCATTACCAACGACCGGCTGAAGCGCCCCAATTTCCCGGGCGACTATAAAACCCCTGAACAAAAGATCCCGAACGCCGCGGAACTGGATGGCAGCGACTGGGAAACGTGTATGACCATGAATGGCACCTGGGGATATAAAAGTTATGATGTTAAATGGAAAAGCACGGAAACGCTTATACGAAATCTTGTTGACATCGCGTCCAAGAATGGGAATTACCTGCTGAACGTAGGGCCGGATGCATTGGGTCAGATCCCTGAGGGTAGTCTTACTGCCCTGAAAGGCATCGGGCAGTGGATGAAGATAAACGGCGCATCCATCTATGGCACCAAAGGCAGCCCGCTTCCCACACAGGACTGGGGCCGGTGCACAGCAAAAGAAGAAAACGGCAAAACCATCATCTACCTGCATGTATTTAACTGGCCTGCCAATGGCCAGCTCCATGTACCAGGCATAAAAGGCACTGTAACCCAGGCCCGCCTGCTGGCGAATAACAAACAATTACCTACCTCCGTCAGCAACAACGAACTGGTAGTAAGTTTGCCGGATAAAGCACCGGATAATATAGATTCGGTAATAGCTGTGAGTCTTTAG
- a CDS encoding malate:quinone oxidoreductase, with product MFRSKSTAGTGPDVVLIGAGIMSATLGMLLKELEPELTIAIYERLDVAAAESSDAWNNAGTGHSAFCELNYTPQKPDGSVDIKKAVNIAEQFEVSRQFWAYLVDNNIISDPERFIQSIPHMSFVWGEDNVDYLKKRYKALQQCHLFKSMEYSEDHAQLENWIPLVMKGREASQKVAATRMELGTDVNFGALTRALFNHLQKLDGVSMHFNYDVRDLKKQDDGTWLLKVKNRDTREKENINASFVFIGAGGGSLPLLEKSDIPEGKGFGGFPVSGQWLRCTNPEIIAQHQAKVYGKASVGAPPMSVPHLDTRMIDGQRALLFGPYAGFSTKFLKNGSFMDLPLSIKVNNIRPMVSAGLDNIPLTKYLIAQVRQKPEDRLEALREYFPEARMEDWELEIAGQRVQVIKKDPEHGGILEFGTEVVSAADGSIAALLGASPGASTAVSIMLNLLKRCFKEDVETEAWQIKLKKMIPSYGQSLLNNPALCDELRNWTTAVLGLSEKEKIAEN from the coding sequence ATGTTTAGAAGCAAAAGTACGGCTGGAACAGGTCCGGATGTGGTTTTAATCGGCGCCGGGATTATGAGCGCCACTCTTGGAATGCTTTTGAAAGAGCTGGAGCCTGAGTTAACCATAGCAATATATGAACGACTGGATGTGGCTGCTGCTGAGAGTTCCGACGCATGGAACAATGCAGGTACCGGCCACTCCGCATTTTGCGAATTGAATTATACACCACAAAAACCTGATGGGTCAGTAGATATCAAGAAAGCGGTGAACATTGCAGAGCAATTTGAAGTATCCCGCCAATTCTGGGCCTATCTGGTAGACAATAACATCATTTCGGATCCTGAGCGCTTCATTCAAAGCATTCCTCATATGAGTTTTGTTTGGGGAGAAGACAATGTGGATTATCTGAAAAAGCGCTACAAGGCATTGCAACAGTGCCATCTTTTCAAATCCATGGAGTATTCCGAAGACCATGCACAACTGGAAAACTGGATACCATTGGTGATGAAAGGCCGCGAAGCTTCCCAGAAAGTAGCTGCAACCCGCATGGAACTGGGTACCGACGTGAATTTCGGTGCACTGACCCGCGCGCTGTTCAACCATCTTCAGAAACTGGATGGCGTATCCATGCACTTCAATTATGATGTACGTGATCTCAAGAAACAGGACGACGGTACCTGGTTGTTGAAGGTAAAGAACCGCGACACCCGCGAAAAGGAAAACATTAACGCCAGCTTTGTATTTATAGGCGCAGGCGGTGGTTCCCTGCCATTACTCGAAAAATCAGACATTCCTGAAGGAAAAGGTTTCGGTGGTTTCCCGGTAAGCGGCCAATGGCTGCGTTGCACCAATCCCGAAATCATTGCACAACATCAGGCCAAAGTATACGGAAAAGCCTCTGTGGGCGCTCCTCCCATGTCGGTGCCCCACCTGGATACCCGCATGATCGACGGACAACGTGCGTTGCTTTTTGGGCCATATGCCGGTTTTTCTACCAAGTTCCTGAAAAACGGTTCCTTCATGGATCTGCCGCTGTCTATTAAAGTGAACAACATCCGGCCAATGGTTTCTGCCGGTCTTGATAATATTCCCCTGACGAAATACCTGATTGCCCAGGTACGTCAAAAACCGGAAGATCGCCTGGAAGCATTGAGAGAATATTTCCCTGAAGCCCGGATGGAAGACTGGGAACTGGAAATAGCAGGCCAACGGGTACAGGTGATTAAGAAAGATCCCGAGCACGGAGGTATACTCGAGTTCGGCACTGAAGTGGTAAGTGCTGCTGATGGCTCTATTGCTGCCCTGTTGGGCGCTTCGCCCGGAGCGTCTACCGCAGTTTCCATTATGCTCAATCTGCTGAAACGCTGCTTCAAAGAAGATGTGGAAACCGAGGCCTGGCAGATCAAATTGAAAAAAATGATCCCTTCTTATGGTCAGTCACTGCTCAACAATCCGGCCCTCTGCGATGAACTTCGCAACTGGACCACAGCCGTGCTGGGATTGAGCGAAAAAGAAAAAATCGCGGAAAATTAA